A window from Agrobacterium tumefaciens encodes these proteins:
- a CDS encoding LacI family DNA-binding transcriptional regulator, with protein sequence MSDVSKLAGVSKMTVSRVLADPALVSEETRQKVMKAIEKLGYVPDRIAGSLSSRRTNFITAILPTLTNSNFADSAQGLAKALRAADYQLLIGYTMYDLQEEERVIRTMMERRPDAIVVAGTVHTKMASEVLMRAGIPIVEIWDVPEHPIDHAVGFSNYEVGRNAAKYLISLGLKRIGALGSRADGAVNDWRGESRLVGFAAALREAGISDDLIIREGSAPVSYDHGAKTLGSLLAKAPDVEGIFAVSDISAVGALMECHRRGIPVPDQISILGFGDFDISRQCYPAISTIRVDAQMIGRKAGELLLSILEPEKGAVVPEGARVDVGFELIVRETTKRVAG encoded by the coding sequence ATGAGCGACGTCTCGAAACTCGCGGGCGTCTCCAAGATGACTGTCTCGCGGGTGCTGGCCGATCCTGCGCTGGTGTCGGAAGAGACACGCCAGAAGGTGATGAAGGCCATCGAGAAGCTCGGATACGTGCCTGATCGAATCGCCGGTTCGCTGTCTTCCCGGCGCACCAATTTCATCACCGCCATCCTGCCGACACTCACCAACTCCAACTTCGCCGACAGCGCCCAGGGGTTGGCCAAAGCGCTGCGCGCCGCCGATTATCAATTGCTGATCGGCTACACGATGTACGATCTTCAGGAAGAAGAGCGCGTCATTCGCACCATGATGGAGCGGCGTCCCGACGCGATTGTCGTTGCCGGCACGGTGCATACCAAGATGGCGAGCGAGGTTTTGATGCGTGCCGGTATTCCCATCGTGGAAATCTGGGATGTTCCGGAACACCCGATCGACCACGCGGTTGGCTTTTCCAACTACGAAGTAGGAAGAAACGCCGCCAAATACCTGATATCACTTGGCTTAAAGCGTATAGGCGCGCTCGGCTCCAGAGCCGATGGCGCTGTGAACGACTGGCGCGGCGAAAGCCGTCTTGTCGGGTTTGCCGCCGCGTTGCGCGAAGCCGGCATTTCCGATGATCTCATCATCCGCGAGGGCAGTGCGCCGGTCTCCTACGATCACGGGGCAAAAACGCTCGGCTCGCTGCTTGCTAAGGCACCCGATGTCGAGGGTATTTTCGCCGTCTCCGATATTTCCGCCGTCGGCGCGCTGATGGAATGTCATCGCCGCGGCATTCCCGTGCCCGATCAAATTTCCATCCTCGGATTCGGCGATTTCGATATCAGCCGCCAATGTTACCCGGCGATTTCAACGATCCGGGTCGATGCCCAGATGATCGGCCGCAAGGCGGGCGAATTGCTGCTTTCTATATTGGAGCCGGAGAAGGGTGCTGTCGTGCCGGAAGGCGCGCGGGTGGATGTCGGGTTCGAACTGATCGTACGCGAGACGACGAAGAGAGTGGCTGGTTGA
- a CDS encoding trans-3-hydroxy-L-proline dehydratase, with protein MRSIKTVHVISAHAEGEVGDVIVGGVRPPPGETIWEQSRFIARDETLRNFVLNEPRGGVFRHVNLLVPPKHPDADAAFIIMEPEDTPPMSGSNSICVSTVLLDGGIVPMQEPETHMLLEAPGGLVKVRAECRNGKAERIFVQNLPSFAARLDAELEVEGLGKLKVDTAYGGDSFVIVDAEAMGFSLKPEEAHEIARLGVRITNAANRVLGFDHPENPDWKHFSFCLFAGKVERTAEGLRAGAAVAIQPGKVDRSPTGTALSARMAVLHARGEMKEGETLTAVSLIGSTFTGRILGTTTVGERPAILPEISGRGWITGIHQHMLDPSDPWPEGYRLTDTWGAR; from the coding sequence ATGCGCAGCATAAAGACCGTTCATGTCATTTCCGCCCATGCGGAAGGTGAGGTGGGGGATGTGATCGTCGGTGGCGTCAGGCCGCCGCCGGGTGAAACGATCTGGGAACAGAGCCGTTTCATCGCCCGGGATGAGACCCTGCGCAATTTCGTGCTCAACGAACCGCGCGGCGGCGTGTTCCGCCATGTGAACCTTCTCGTGCCGCCGAAACATCCTGACGCGGATGCCGCCTTCATCATCATGGAGCCGGAAGACACCCCGCCCATGTCCGGCTCGAACTCCATCTGCGTTTCCACGGTACTTCTGGATGGCGGCATCGTGCCGATGCAGGAGCCGGAAACCCATATGCTTTTGGAAGCACCCGGCGGGCTGGTGAAGGTGCGCGCCGAATGCCGCAACGGCAAGGCCGAGCGCATTTTCGTGCAGAACCTGCCGAGCTTTGCCGCGAGGCTCGATGCTGAACTCGAGGTCGAAGGTCTTGGTAAGCTGAAAGTGGACACTGCCTATGGCGGCGATAGCTTCGTCATCGTCGATGCCGAGGCAATGGGTTTCAGCCTGAAGCCGGAAGAGGCGCATGAGATCGCCCGCCTCGGCGTGCGCATCACCAATGCCGCCAACAGGGTTTTGGGTTTCGACCATCCCGAAAACCCCGACTGGAAACATTTTTCCTTCTGCCTCTTCGCCGGCAAGGTGGAGCGCACGGCGGAAGGCCTCAGGGCAGGGGCGGCCGTCGCCATCCAGCCGGGCAAGGTGGATCGCTCGCCGACCGGCACGGCACTTTCAGCCCGCATGGCGGTGCTGCATGCACGCGGCGAGATGAAAGAAGGTGAAACGCTGACGGCGGTATCCCTGATCGGCTCGACCTTCACCGGCCGTATCCTCGGAACCACAACAGTCGGCGAGCGTCCGGCCATCCTGCCGGAAATCTCCGGTCGTGGCTGGATCACGGGTATTCACCAACACATGCTCGATCCGTCCGATCCGTGGCCGGAGGGCTACCGCCTGACGGATACGTGGGGTGCGAGGTAA
- a CDS encoding aconitase X yields MSSAVSPVTAPEARSILAGAAEGKVIATTEALSFWGGVDPATGKVIDVHHPLHGVCLTGGVLFMPTSRGSCTGSGVLLDLILTGRAPSALVFCEAEDVLTLGALVAAEMFDKALPVLRLDAETFARFSQAAHVSIDANTIKADGVSLAIAPPATAHLDLEDDDRAMLEGRDGIAVRQAMRIIVAMAAQQGASALVDVTQGHIDGCIYASPANLTFAEKMADMGGNVRVPTTMNAISVDKANWRAQGVPEDFGDPAARLADAYVRMGCRPTFTCSPYLLDSAPNAGESIAWAESNAVIFANTVLGARTAKHPDFLDLCIAMTGRAPLSGVYLEENRRPQRIVDVALPAGIDDAFWPLVGYLAGKAAPDCIPLLRGLGAAKPSRDELKALCAAFGTTSASPMLHIEGVTPEAGLAPLETAGTVAISLADMATGWSLLNEGPEEVQLVAIGSPHASLEECRALAAVFAGRKRHTDVAVIVTAGQQVIDAAGKDGTLQSLKDSGVQVLPDLCWCSISEPVFPTKTRALMTNSGKYAHYGPGLSGRAVRFGSLADCVESALTGRASSRLPSWLS; encoded by the coding sequence ATGTCTTCTGCCGTTTCGCCAGTCACCGCTCCCGAGGCACGCAGCATTCTGGCCGGTGCCGCCGAAGGCAAGGTCATCGCCACGACTGAGGCGCTGAGCTTCTGGGGCGGGGTCGATCCCGCCACCGGCAAAGTGATCGATGTGCATCACCCGCTGCATGGCGTCTGTCTCACCGGCGGCGTGCTGTTCATGCCGACCAGTCGCGGCTCCTGCACCGGCTCGGGCGTTCTGCTCGATCTCATCCTCACCGGCCGTGCGCCTTCGGCGCTGGTTTTCTGCGAGGCTGAAGATGTTCTGACGCTTGGTGCCCTCGTTGCAGCGGAAATGTTCGACAAGGCTCTGCCGGTCCTCCGCCTCGATGCAGAAACTTTCGCCCGCTTTTCCCAAGCTGCCCATGTTAGCATCGATGCGAATACCATCAAGGCCGACGGTGTTTCACTTGCCATCGCTCCGCCGGCGACGGCGCATCTCGACCTTGAGGACGACGATAGGGCTATGCTTGAAGGGCGTGACGGCATCGCCGTGCGTCAGGCGATGCGCATCATCGTCGCCATGGCGGCCCAGCAGGGCGCGTCGGCGCTTGTCGATGTCACCCAGGGCCATATCGACGGCTGCATCTATGCCAGCCCCGCCAACCTCACCTTCGCGGAAAAAATGGCCGACATGGGCGGCAATGTGCGGGTGCCGACCACCATGAACGCCATCTCGGTGGACAAGGCCAATTGGCGCGCACAGGGCGTGCCGGAGGATTTCGGCGATCCCGCCGCAAGACTGGCCGACGCCTATGTGCGCATGGGCTGTCGTCCCACCTTCACCTGTTCGCCTTACCTGCTCGACAGCGCGCCGAATGCCGGCGAATCGATCGCCTGGGCCGAATCGAATGCGGTGATCTTCGCCAATACGGTGCTCGGCGCCCGCACCGCCAAACATCCTGACTTTCTCGACCTCTGTATTGCGATGACGGGCAGGGCGCCGCTTTCTGGCGTTTATCTGGAAGAAAACCGCCGGCCGCAGCGCATCGTCGATGTGGCTCTGCCAGCCGGCATTGATGACGCCTTCTGGCCGCTCGTCGGTTATCTCGCCGGCAAGGCCGCACCGGATTGTATTCCGCTGCTGCGTGGTCTCGGGGCCGCAAAACCCTCCCGGGATGAACTGAAAGCACTCTGCGCCGCCTTCGGTACCACCTCCGCTTCACCCATGCTGCATATCGAGGGCGTGACGCCGGAAGCGGGACTTGCGCCGCTCGAAACCGCCGGGACCGTGGCCATTTCGCTTGCCGATATGGCCACCGGCTGGTCGCTTCTAAACGAGGGGCCGGAAGAGGTCCAGCTCGTCGCCATCGGCAGTCCGCATGCCTCGCTGGAGGAATGTCGGGCGCTGGCGGCCGTGTTCGCCGGCCGCAAGCGCCATACGGATGTCGCCGTCATCGTCACCGCCGGTCAGCAGGTCATCGACGCGGCCGGCAAGGATGGCACGCTGCAGAGCCTGAAGGACAGCGGCGTGCAGGTGCTGCCGGATCTCTGCTGGTGTTCGATTTCCGAGCCCGTCTTTCCAACGAAGACCCGCGCGCTGATGACCAATTCCGGCAAATACGCCCATTACGGTCCGGGCCTCAGCGGCCGCGCCGTGCGCTTCGGCAGCCTTGCCGATTGCGTCGAAAGCGCGCTGACCGGCCGGGCGAGTTCCCGCCTTCCATCCTGGCTTTCCTGA
- a CDS encoding NAD(P)/FAD-dependent oxidoreductase encodes MPAHDVIVIGAGVVGLSAAIAAQGRGLSVTVIDREGPAAGASAGNAGAFAFTDILPLASPGILWKAPKWLIDPLGPLSVPPAYALKIAPWMFRFWRACAASNVENSTAAQTALMDLSKAELEPFLKRTDTIAMLRKEGNLQVYESEAEFESSLPGWKARERHGIEFGHLNAEQMAEIQPGIASRFTCGTFTPGWYSIADPKFYTQALADHFRTIGGRIECLDVASLRPREDGVEVVSHDGRTRKAGRVVLAAGAFSHRIARSLGEKIPLETERGYNTTLPSGAFDLRTQVTFGGHGFVVTRLSSGIRVGGAVELGGLELPANFARSEALLAKAKAFLPGLKTEGGKQWMGFRPSLPDSLPAIGQARHTARVVYAFGHGHLGLTQSAGTARIVADLLTGQKPAIDTRAFSPQRF; translated from the coding sequence ATGCCTGCACATGATGTCATCGTCATAGGGGCCGGCGTCGTCGGCCTCTCGGCAGCGATCGCCGCGCAGGGCCGCGGCCTCTCGGTCACGGTCATCGATCGCGAGGGACCGGCTGCGGGCGCTTCGGCAGGCAATGCCGGCGCTTTCGCCTTCACCGATATCCTGCCGCTCGCTTCGCCGGGCATTCTCTGGAAAGCGCCGAAATGGCTCATCGATCCGCTGGGGCCACTCAGCGTGCCACCGGCCTATGCGCTGAAGATCGCGCCATGGATGTTCCGCTTCTGGCGGGCCTGCGCTGCGTCCAACGTAGAGAATTCCACCGCCGCGCAGACGGCGCTGATGGACCTTTCCAAAGCAGAGCTTGAGCCGTTTCTTAAAAGGACCGACACCATTGCCATGCTTCGCAAAGAGGGCAACCTTCAAGTCTATGAAAGCGAGGCCGAATTCGAGAGCTCGCTTCCCGGCTGGAAGGCGCGCGAACGCCATGGCATCGAGTTCGGGCATCTAAACGCCGAGCAGATGGCCGAGATACAGCCCGGCATTGCTTCGCGTTTCACCTGCGGCACGTTCACGCCCGGCTGGTATTCCATCGCTGATCCCAAGTTCTATACGCAGGCGCTGGCCGACCATTTCCGCACCATTGGCGGCCGTATCGAATGCCTTGATGTCGCTTCTCTCAGACCACGGGAAGATGGCGTCGAGGTGGTGAGCCACGATGGCCGCACCCGCAAGGCTGGCAGGGTAGTGCTGGCGGCCGGTGCGTTCTCGCATCGCATTGCCCGTTCGCTTGGGGAAAAAATTCCGCTGGAAACCGAACGGGGGTATAATACCACCCTGCCTTCAGGCGCTTTCGATCTGCGCACGCAGGTCACCTTCGGTGGCCATGGTTTCGTTGTCACCCGGCTTTCCTCTGGTATCCGCGTCGGTGGCGCGGTGGAATTGGGCGGGCTGGAGCTTCCAGCCAATTTCGCCCGTTCCGAGGCGCTTCTGGCCAAGGCGAAAGCCTTCCTGCCCGGCCTGAAAACCGAGGGCGGCAAGCAGTGGATGGGCTTTCGTCCGTCGCTGCCGGACAGCCTGCCGGCCATCGGGCAAGCGCGGCACACGGCAAGGGTGGTTTATGCTTTCGGCCACGGGCATCTGGGGCTGACGCAATCGGCGGGCACGGCCCGCATCGTTGCCGATCTTCTGACGGGGCAAAAACCCGCCATCGATACAAGGGCATTTTCGCCACAACGTTTCTAG
- a CDS encoding amino acid ABC transporter ATP-binding protein, with product MIEIENVRKSFGPLEVLKGINLTVNKGEVVTIIGGSGSGKSTLLTCINGLEPIDSGKIVIDGTEVHAKSTDLNKLRRKVGIVFQQWNAFPHLTVLENVMLAPRKVLGISKEKAEEIAVKQLTHVGLAEKLKVYPNRMSGGQQQRMAIARALAMSPEYMLFDEVTSALDPMLVGEVLDTLKMLADEGMTMICVTHEMAFARDVSNRVAFFHQGVMAEIGTPDQLFGAPQHPETQKFLASVR from the coding sequence ATGATTGAGATCGAAAACGTCCGCAAATCCTTCGGCCCGCTGGAGGTTCTGAAAGGGATCAACCTCACCGTCAACAAGGGCGAGGTCGTCACCATCATCGGCGGTTCCGGCTCCGGCAAATCGACGCTGCTCACCTGCATCAACGGCCTAGAGCCGATCGATAGCGGCAAGATCGTCATCGACGGCACGGAAGTGCATGCCAAGTCGACTGACCTTAACAAGCTGCGCCGCAAGGTCGGCATCGTCTTCCAGCAATGGAACGCCTTTCCGCATCTGACGGTGCTGGAAAACGTCATGCTGGCGCCGCGCAAGGTACTCGGCATCTCCAAGGAGAAAGCTGAGGAGATCGCGGTGAAGCAACTCACCCATGTCGGCCTTGCCGAAAAGCTGAAGGTCTATCCGAACCGCATGTCGGGCGGCCAGCAGCAGCGTATGGCGATTGCCCGCGCACTTGCCATGTCGCCGGAATATATGCTGTTCGACGAAGTGACTTCGGCGCTCGATCCGATGCTGGTTGGCGAAGTGCTCGATACGCTGAAGATGCTGGCGGATGAAGGCATGACGATGATCTGTGTCACCCACGAAATGGCCTTCGCTCGCGATGTCTCGAACCGCGTCGCCTTCTTCCATCAGGGCGTGATGGCGGAAATCGGCACGCCGGACCAGCTGTTCGGCGCGCCGCAGCATCCAGAAACCCAGAAGTTCCTGGCGAGCGTCCGGTAA
- a CDS encoding amino acid ABC transporter permease → MFETALTWSDLAFLAKGAGMTLAVTAVAVTAGTIMGIIFGIIRFQFGPYWSLPLTFVLDIFRSVPLLIQLVLGNAFQSIAKLGWPPFTTSCVVLSLYTAAYCTEIVRGGIGAVPSNTRRACRSLGMTWSQDMRYIVLPLATRVSLPSWIGLTLGVMKDSALVLWLGLIELLRASQILVTRLQEPLTILMICGAIYFLISFPIARFGGYLERRWSPND, encoded by the coding sequence ATGTTTGAAACCGCTCTCACCTGGAGTGATCTCGCCTTCCTGGCCAAGGGTGCCGGCATGACGCTTGCCGTCACCGCCGTTGCCGTGACGGCAGGCACCATCATGGGGATCATCTTCGGCATCATCCGTTTCCAGTTCGGCCCTTACTGGTCGCTGCCGCTGACCTTCGTTCTGGATATTTTCCGCTCCGTGCCGCTGCTCATCCAGTTGGTGCTCGGCAATGCCTTCCAGTCGATCGCCAAGCTCGGCTGGCCGCCTTTCACCACCTCCTGCGTGGTGCTGTCGCTTTATACGGCGGCCTATTGCACCGAGATCGTGCGCGGCGGCATCGGCGCCGTGCCGTCCAATACGCGCCGCGCCTGCCGGTCGCTCGGCATGACTTGGTCGCAGGACATGCGTTACATCGTGCTGCCGCTCGCCACCCGCGTGTCGCTGCCCTCGTGGATCGGGCTGACGCTCGGTGTCATGAAAGATTCGGCCCTCGTCCTGTGGCTCGGCCTCATCGAGCTTCTGCGCGCCTCGCAGATCCTCGTGACCCGCCTGCAGGAACCGCTGACCATCCTGATGATCTGCGGCGCCATCTATTTCCTTATCAGCTTCCCCATCGCCCGTTTCGGCGGGTATCTCGAAAGACGGTGGTCCCCCAATGATTGA
- a CDS encoding amino acid ABC transporter permease — MFNYTFHWNQALKALPQLLDGAVVTLQIAILSMVIGLTFAIVLTLFRLSGNRILGALASVWVEIARNTPALFQIYMAHFGLGNFGIHLSPYTALLVGIAFNNAGYLAENFRGALKAIPDTQTRSGRSLGMTSMQTFRLIILPQMLRVAFLPATNQMVWAILMTSLGVTVGMNTDLAGVTQALNARSFRTFEFFALAAVIYYVIAKIVTLAARLLAARLFRY; from the coding sequence ATGTTCAATTATACATTCCACTGGAATCAGGCGCTGAAGGCTTTGCCGCAGCTTCTGGACGGTGCGGTGGTAACGCTGCAGATCGCCATTCTGTCGATGGTGATCGGCCTGACCTTCGCCATCGTGCTGACGCTGTTCCGGCTCTCCGGCAACCGCATTCTCGGGGCTCTCGCCTCCGTCTGGGTAGAAATCGCCCGCAACACGCCGGCGCTGTTCCAGATTTACATGGCCCATTTCGGGCTCGGCAATTTCGGCATTCACCTCAGCCCCTATACAGCACTTCTGGTCGGCATCGCCTTCAACAATGCCGGTTATCTCGCGGAAAATTTCCGCGGCGCCCTGAAAGCGATACCGGACACGCAGACGCGGTCGGGTCGTTCGCTCGGCATGACCTCGATGCAGACCTTCCGGCTCATCATTCTGCCGCAGATGCTGCGCGTTGCGTTCCTGCCGGCCACCAACCAGATGGTCTGGGCGATCCTGATGACCTCGCTCGGTGTCACGGTTGGCATGAATACGGATCTCGCCGGTGTGACGCAGGCGCTCAATGCGCGCTCGTTCCGCACCTTCGAATTCTTCGCGCTCGCCGCGGTCATCTATTACGTGATCGCCAAGATCGTCACGCTCGCCGCCAGATTGCTGGCCGCGCGTCTGTTCCGTTACTGA
- a CDS encoding transporter substrate-binding domain-containing protein has translation MKKSVIFAGLLAATSAITPAKADKLDDIISSGTLRCAVVLDFPPMGARDDANNPIGFDVDYCNDLAKALGVTAEIVETPFPERIPALMSGRVDVGVASTSDTLERAKTVGMTVPYFAFEMAVTANDKSGIKSFEDMKGKTVGATAGTFEAIALEKSVKEWGVGEFRPYQTQADVFLALSQGQIDATVSTSTVAQSNVKGGKFTGISVVGKAPYDIDYVALFTNRDEYGFINYLNLFINQQVRTGRYAELYKKWVGGEVPSLTVNGVYR, from the coding sequence ATGAAAAAATCGGTCATTTTCGCCGGCCTCTTGGCCGCTACTTCCGCTATCACCCCGGCCAAGGCCGACAAGCTTGACGACATTATTTCGTCCGGCACCCTGCGTTGCGCCGTCGTGCTCGACTTCCCGCCGATGGGTGCGCGTGATGACGCGAACAATCCGATCGGATTCGACGTCGATTATTGCAACGACCTCGCCAAGGCGCTGGGCGTCACGGCTGAAATCGTCGAAACGCCGTTCCCGGAGCGTATTCCGGCGCTGATGTCCGGCCGCGTGGATGTCGGTGTTGCCTCGACCTCCGATACGCTGGAGCGCGCCAAGACCGTCGGCATGACCGTGCCTTACTTCGCCTTCGAAATGGCCGTTACCGCCAACGACAAGTCGGGTATCAAGTCCTTTGAGGACATGAAGGGCAAGACGGTTGGCGCAACCGCCGGCACCTTCGAAGCCATAGCGCTTGAAAAGTCGGTCAAGGAATGGGGCGTAGGCGAATTCCGTCCGTACCAGACGCAGGCAGATGTGTTCCTCGCTCTCAGCCAGGGCCAGATCGACGCCACGGTTTCCACCTCGACGGTTGCGCAGTCCAACGTTAAGGGCGGCAAGTTCACCGGCATCTCGGTCGTCGGCAAGGCGCCTTACGACATCGATTATGTCGCGCTCTTCACCAACCGTGACGAATACGGCTTCATCAACTACCTGAACCTCTTCATCAACCAGCAGGTTCGCACCGGCCGTTACGCCGAACTCTACAAGAAATGGGTTGGCGGCGAGGTTCCCTCGCTCACCGTCAACGGCGTTTATCGCTGA
- a CDS encoding Ldh family oxidoreductase, translated as MNDTTTLTIEALFQRVESIFRRAGLNAVQSGALARVITAGERDACKSHGIYRIEGALRTVKAGKVKPDAIPEVAEDDGTAIVKVNAMGGFANPAFELGLPVLAERAKRLGVAALVINDCTHFSALWPEVEGLTSNGLAGLVMCPSYSTVAPTGGTKPLLGTNPFAFGWPRKDTSPYVFDFATSVAARGEIELHRRAGKPLPEGWAVDAEGNPTTEPEAALAGAMLPFGGHKGSAIGTMIELLAGIMIGDLTSPEVLDYLGTTTLAPFHGELIVAFSPEAFAKGRPGDPFQRAEMLFDAIIGQGARLPSGRRFAARAKSESEGVTLSAAEMAGLDRLLEKGLDAVS; from the coding sequence ATGAACGACACGACCACCTTGACCATTGAGGCGCTTTTCCAGCGGGTCGAGTCGATTTTCCGCCGGGCTGGACTGAATGCCGTGCAGTCGGGAGCGCTGGCACGCGTCATCACCGCCGGCGAGCGGGACGCCTGCAAATCGCATGGCATTTACCGCATCGAAGGCGCGCTTCGCACGGTCAAGGCCGGCAAGGTGAAGCCCGATGCGATACCGGAGGTGGCGGAGGACGACGGCACGGCCATTGTGAAGGTCAATGCCATGGGCGGTTTCGCCAACCCCGCCTTCGAGCTTGGCCTGCCGGTTCTGGCGGAGCGCGCGAAACGCCTGGGCGTCGCCGCACTCGTCATCAATGACTGCACGCATTTTTCGGCACTTTGGCCCGAGGTCGAGGGACTGACCTCGAACGGACTGGCAGGGCTTGTGATGTGCCCGAGCTATTCCACCGTCGCACCGACAGGTGGAACCAAGCCGCTGCTCGGCACCAACCCCTTTGCCTTCGGCTGGCCGCGCAAGGACACGTCGCCTTACGTCTTTGATTTCGCGACATCCGTTGCCGCCCGTGGCGAGATAGAACTGCACCGGCGCGCGGGAAAACCCTTGCCGGAAGGATGGGCGGTGGATGCCGAGGGCAACCCGACCACCGAACCCGAGGCGGCGCTTGCCGGCGCCATGCTTCCCTTTGGCGGCCATAAGGGTTCGGCCATCGGCACCATGATCGAGCTTCTCGCCGGAATCATGATCGGCGATCTCACCAGCCCCGAAGTGCTCGATTATCTCGGCACCACCACGCTTGCGCCTTTCCATGGCGAATTGATCGTTGCCTTCTCCCCGGAAGCCTTCGCCAAGGGGCGTCCGGGCGACCCCTTCCAGCGCGCCGAAATGCTGTTCGACGCCATTATCGGCCAGGGCGCCCGCCTGCCCTCCGGCCGCCGCTTTGCCGCCCGCGCGAAATCCGAGAGCGAAGGCGTTACGCTTTCCGCTGCGGAAATGGCCGGCCTCGACCGGCTGCTGGAAAAGGGGCTGGATGCGGTCTCCTGA
- a CDS encoding dihydrodipicolinate synthase family protein, which translates to MTASIFSGVIPALMTPCRQDRTPDFDALVRKGKELIADGMSAVVYCGSMGDWPLLTDEQRMEGVERLVKAGIPVIVGTGAVNTASAVAHAAHAQKVGAKGLMVIPRVLSRGSVIAAQKAHFKAILSAAPEIPAVIYNSPYYGFATRADLFFALRAEHKNLVGFKEFGGPADMRYAAENITSRDDEVTLMIGVDTAVVHGFVNCGATGAITGIGNVLPKEVIHLCKLSQAAAKGDADARARALELEQALAVLSSFDEGPDLVLYFKHMMVLKGDKEYTLHFNETDALTDSQRGYVEAQFKLFNSWYADWSKLPGAVQACKAA; encoded by the coding sequence ATGACGGCCAGCATTTTTTCCGGCGTGATCCCCGCCTTGATGACCCCGTGCAGGCAAGACCGCACCCCTGATTTCGATGCACTTGTCCGCAAGGGCAAAGAGCTGATCGCCGATGGCATGTCCGCCGTCGTTTATTGCGGCTCGATGGGCGACTGGCCGCTGCTCACCGACGAGCAGCGCATGGAAGGCGTGGAGCGTCTGGTGAAGGCCGGCATCCCTGTTATCGTCGGCACCGGCGCGGTCAACACGGCATCTGCCGTGGCGCACGCTGCCCATGCCCAGAAGGTTGGCGCCAAGGGCCTGATGGTCATTCCGCGCGTTCTGTCGCGCGGTTCGGTCATCGCCGCCCAGAAGGCCCACTTCAAGGCCATTCTTTCCGCTGCCCCTGAAATTCCGGCCGTCATCTACAACAGCCCCTATTACGGTTTCGCCACCCGCGCCGATCTCTTCTTCGCGCTGCGCGCCGAGCACAAGAATCTCGTCGGCTTCAAGGAATTCGGCGGCCCTGCCGATATGCGTTATGCCGCTGAAAACATCACCAGCCGTGATGACGAAGTGACCCTGATGATCGGTGTCGATACCGCCGTTGTGCACGGATTCGTCAATTGCGGCGCAACTGGCGCCATCACCGGCATCGGCAATGTGCTGCCGAAGGAAGTCATTCATCTCTGCAAGTTGTCGCAGGCCGCCGCCAAGGGTGACGCGGATGCCCGCGCTCGCGCACTGGAGCTGGAGCAGGCGCTCGCCGTGCTCTCCTCCTTCGATGAAGGCCCGGATCTGGTTCTCTATTTCAAGCACATGATGGTGCTGAAGGGCGACAAGGAATACACGCTGCACTTCAACGAAACCGATGCTCTGACGGACAGCCAGCGTGGTTATGTCGAAGCGCAGTTCAAGCTGTTCAACAGCTGGTATGCCGACTGGAGCAAGCTTCCGGGCGCGGTGCAGGCCTGCAAGGCTGCCTGA
- a CDS encoding GntR family transcriptional regulator — translation MTDIIASAERKRGSGVKMVYDLLRDEILDLVLPPGSPIDEVQLAERFKMSRTPIREALVRLSGEGLIDTLPNRSTMVSNIDFLNMHTYFDALVLMYRVTTQLAAQYHRPEDLAGIRAHNAEFAVAVEEQNALAMISTNAALHLAIAEAGRNPYFTSLFKRLLDEGRRILRLYYQSYEDRLPKRFVDDHEEMISAIAARDIALSEKLAREHAEQIVRQVQKLLVRNERLEISL, via the coding sequence ATGACGGATATAATTGCTTCTGCCGAGCGCAAGCGCGGCTCCGGCGTGAAGATGGTCTATGATCTGCTGCGCGACGAGATTCTCGATCTGGTGCTGCCGCCAGGCAGCCCCATCGATGAGGTCCAACTTGCCGAACGATTCAAGATGTCGCGCACGCCGATCCGTGAGGCCCTGGTCAGGCTTTCGGGCGAGGGGCTGATCGATACGCTGCCGAACCGCTCGACCATGGTGTCGAATATCGATTTCCTCAACATGCACACCTATTTCGATGCGCTGGTGCTGATGTACCGGGTCACCACGCAGCTTGCCGCGCAATATCACCGTCCGGAAGATCTGGCCGGCATCCGGGCGCATAATGCGGAATTTGCCGTTGCGGTGGAAGAGCAGAATGCGCTGGCGATGATTTCCACCAACGCCGCCCTTCACCTTGCCATCGCCGAGGCCGGCCGCAACCCCTATTTCACCAGCCTTTTCAAACGCCTGCTGGACGAAGGGCGTCGCATTCTGCGGCTTTATTACCAGTCCTACGAGGATCGTCTGCCTAAACGTTTTGTCGATGACCACGAAGAAATGATTTCGGCCATTGCCGCGCGCGATATCGCTCTTTCCGAAAAACTGGCACGCGAACATGCCGAACAGATCGTGCGTCAGGTGCAGAAACTGCTGGTGCGAAATGAGCGGCTGGAAATAAGTCTGTAG